From the genome of Clostridium sp. BNL1100, one region includes:
- a CDS encoding tetratricopeptide repeat protein, which yields MFILTTFNAFLMVLLLTYVFYRLLKTKKAVTLVSFTVQLSALTIVILSLVNDVKISNSIELFYIGFGILIPSCFILWDYRLTIKSHRTTTRHQDFITVEDKILPQVENSLPESSSVSTAKICQRVMDVLENEDFVDDTIAELNLLKDDLFLGIKKKLIQAENGYSQGNFDFAYEIYKSMLDITQTPGNLFFNYGNVYFKKGMFREAVSCYRKVLELNEQFEKKYLIYVNLGITYFNMEKTELALENFFKALEINPECPTAKEGIGRIYTTTGRQADAVMYYEDLLKNDDSNYELSLSLGKLLVELGNIDEAKVRFETCIKNNPQQADAYILLGKLFMTVGQYSEAIKVFKTYITINDVDYIGHYNLAECYFQNKEYKNAIAEYMQTISHNQKSHESLYKLGLIYDEIDEIEKAIDCYRAAIQLKSDFIDAYNNLGIVFAKSQRHVESLAAYTAGIKLNPDNFRLYFNMGVVLFELKRYEDSADAFVRAVELNPEDKDVYYYLGASLTELKQYDEAIKAYGKALDDRMQEGELYYNIAAVYALMKKQDIALDNLKKAVCKDSDIKREITRNSVFDYMRTNSDFIELVS from the coding sequence ATGTTTATTTTAACTACATTTAATGCTTTTTTAATGGTTTTACTTCTTACTTATGTATTTTACAGACTTTTAAAAACTAAAAAGGCTGTAACACTTGTTTCTTTCACAGTTCAGCTTTCAGCATTAACGATAGTAATTCTGTCTCTTGTGAATGATGTAAAAATCAGTAATAGTATAGAACTTTTTTATATTGGATTTGGGATATTAATTCCGTCATGTTTTATTTTATGGGATTACAGGTTAACAATAAAAAGTCACAGAACTACAACAAGACACCAGGATTTTATAACAGTTGAAGATAAAATATTACCGCAAGTTGAAAATAGCTTGCCGGAATCCTCATCCGTCAGTACTGCCAAGATATGCCAAAGGGTTATGGATGTATTAGAAAATGAAGATTTTGTTGATGACACTATTGCAGAATTAAATTTACTGAAAGATGATTTATTTTTGGGAATTAAAAAGAAGTTAATTCAAGCCGAGAACGGGTATAGTCAGGGAAATTTTGATTTTGCATACGAAATATATAAAAGTATGCTGGACATTACACAAACTCCGGGGAATCTATTTTTTAACTATGGAAATGTATACTTTAAAAAAGGAATGTTCAGAGAGGCAGTCTCTTGCTATAGAAAAGTACTGGAGTTGAACGAGCAATTCGAAAAAAAATATCTTATTTATGTAAACTTGGGTATAACATACTTTAATATGGAAAAAACAGAACTCGCGCTGGAAAACTTCTTTAAGGCTCTGGAAATAAATCCTGAGTGTCCGACTGCAAAAGAAGGTATCGGCAGGATTTATACAACTACAGGTCGGCAAGCAGATGCGGTCATGTATTATGAAGATTTGCTGAAAAATGATGATAGCAATTATGAACTCTCATTATCACTGGGAAAACTTTTAGTTGAACTGGGCAATATTGATGAGGCGAAAGTACGTTTTGAAACATGTATTAAGAACAACCCCCAGCAGGCAGATGCCTATATCCTTCTTGGAAAGTTATTTATGACGGTGGGACAGTATTCTGAAGCTATTAAGGTTTTTAAAACATATATTACAATTAATGACGTTGATTATATAGGACATTATAACCTTGCAGAATGTTATTTTCAAAATAAAGAGTACAAAAATGCAATTGCTGAATATATGCAGACCATAAGTCATAACCAGAAAAGTCACGAAAGTTTGTACAAGCTGGGTTTAATCTATGATGAAATTGATGAAATAGAAAAAGCAATAGATTGTTACAGAGCTGCAATTCAGTTAAAATCGGATTTTATAGATGCATATAACAACCTTGGAATAGTGTTTGCGAAAAGTCAAAGGCATGTTGAGTCTCTTGCCGCATATACTGCGGGAATAAAGCTGAATCCTGACAATTTCAGACTTTATTTTAACATGGGTGTTGTATTGTTTGAGCTGAAACGATATGAGGACTCTGCAGATGCATTTGTAAGAGCTGTTGAGTTGAATCCGGAGGACAAGGATGTTTATTACTATCTGGGTGCCTCATTAACCGAATTAAAGCAGTATGATGAAGCAATCAAGGCATATGGAAAAGCACTTGATGACAGAATGCAGGAGGGCGAATTGTATTATAATATAGCAGCTGTTTATGCATTAATGAAAAAGCAGGATATTGCATTAGATAATCTAAAGAAGGCAGTATGCAAGGATTCAGACATAAAACGGGAAATTACCCGGAACAGCGTTTTTGATTACATGAGAACAAATTCTGATTTTATAGAACTGGTTTCGTAA